From Streptomyces sp. NBC_00370, a single genomic window includes:
- a CDS encoding AAA family ATPase codes for MNIGSQGVGGPADLAWMRGVDAYTMGAYPQAEEEFRTAVRLDPAMADGWLGLHALRVDTTTALLRMYSNRDRFGEQRARHRRTLNSWYWLGWWVQPVLESGRDLLLAHASHWLDGRHVPELDRALAGLPPVDADPQVRFLHACRAYLVKDWDQLVRHTEPLVDDPLLGTEAGLFGGMARVRLDMFGQAEPLLATALMRCRSEQPQRKELRYWLARAHEGTGRSAAALPLYRAVHRLDPAFMDTAARLAAINDSDGYETSYDPADPDDPAGLASVALAGFGQDVVEAQSDTDNPLGGDTRFGGEAPPLQPPLGGVGPTAVTPDDIREKTGPPNRHAAPPRFPEGPTDPELLADALAELERMVGLEPVKRQVKALSAQLNMARLRAGEGLPVQPPKRHFVFSGPSGTGKTTVARIIGRVFYALGLLGGDHLVEAQRADLVGEFLGQTAVKANELIDSAIGGVLFVDEAYSLSNSGYSKGDAYGDEALQVLLKRAEDSRDHLVVILAGYPEGMDRLLATNPGLSSRFTSRVDFPSYRPLELTAIGEVLAAENGDVWDEESVDELRSISGHVVDQAWIDELGNGRFIRTLYEKSCAYRDLRLSGYTGTPTRDDLATLRLPDLMQAYGEVLSGRGPVNRPQDPPGL; via the coding sequence ATGAACATCGGCTCGCAGGGCGTGGGAGGCCCGGCCGACCTCGCCTGGATGCGCGGCGTGGACGCGTACACGATGGGCGCGTACCCGCAGGCGGAGGAAGAGTTCAGAACCGCCGTCCGGCTCGATCCGGCGATGGCCGACGGCTGGCTCGGACTGCACGCGCTGCGCGTCGACACCACGACGGCATTGCTGCGCATGTACAGCAACCGCGACCGCTTCGGCGAACAGCGCGCCCGGCACCGGCGCACCCTCAACTCCTGGTACTGGCTCGGCTGGTGGGTGCAGCCGGTGCTGGAGAGCGGGCGCGACCTGCTGCTCGCCCACGCGTCGCACTGGCTCGACGGGCGCCATGTCCCCGAGCTGGACCGGGCGCTGGCCGGGCTGCCGCCCGTGGACGCCGATCCGCAGGTGCGCTTCCTGCACGCCTGCCGGGCCTATCTCGTCAAGGACTGGGACCAGTTGGTCCGCCACACCGAACCGCTCGTCGACGACCCGCTGCTCGGCACCGAGGCCGGGCTGTTCGGCGGGATGGCCCGGGTCAGACTCGACATGTTCGGGCAGGCCGAGCCGCTGCTGGCGACCGCGCTGATGCGCTGCCGCAGCGAGCAGCCGCAGCGCAAGGAGCTGCGCTACTGGCTGGCCCGCGCCCATGAGGGCACCGGCCGCAGCGCCGCGGCCTTACCCCTCTACCGTGCGGTGCACCGGCTCGATCCCGCCTTCATGGACACGGCGGCCCGGCTCGCCGCGATCAACGACTCCGACGGGTACGAGACCTCGTACGACCCGGCCGACCCCGACGACCCGGCAGGACTCGCCTCGGTGGCGCTGGCCGGCTTCGGCCAGGACGTGGTGGAGGCGCAGAGCGACACCGACAACCCGCTCGGCGGCGACACGCGGTTCGGGGGTGAGGCGCCGCCGCTCCAGCCCCCGCTCGGCGGCGTGGGACCCACCGCCGTCACCCCCGACGACATACGCGAGAAGACGGGCCCGCCGAACCGGCACGCCGCTCCCCCACGGTTCCCCGAAGGCCCCACCGACCCGGAACTGCTCGCCGACGCACTGGCGGAGCTGGAGCGGATGGTCGGACTCGAACCGGTGAAGCGCCAGGTCAAGGCGCTCTCCGCGCAGTTGAACATGGCCCGGCTGCGGGCGGGCGAGGGACTGCCCGTACAGCCGCCGAAACGTCACTTTGTCTTCTCGGGCCCCTCCGGCACCGGCAAGACCACCGTCGCCCGCATCATCGGCCGGGTCTTCTACGCCTTGGGCCTGCTCGGCGGCGACCATCTGGTGGAGGCCCAACGGGCCGATCTGGTCGGCGAGTTCCTGGGCCAGACCGCGGTCAAGGCGAACGAGCTGATCGACTCGGCGATCGGCGGGGTGCTCTTCGTCGACGAGGCGTACAGCCTCTCCAACTCCGGCTACAGCAAGGGCGACGCGTACGGCGACGAGGCCCTTCAGGTGCTGCTCAAGCGCGCCGAGGACAGCAGGGACCATCTCGTGGTGATCCTCGCCGGCTACCCGGAGGGCATGGACCGGCTGCTCGCCACCAACCCCGGGCTCTCCTCCCGCTTCACCAGCCGGGTCGACTTCCCCAGCTACCGGCCGCTCGAACTGACCGCGATAGGCGAGGTGCTGGCGGCGGAGAACGGCGACGTGTGGGACGAGGAGTCGGTGGACGAGCTGCGCTCCATCAGCGGCCATGTCGTCGACCAGGCCTGGATCGACGAGCTGGGCAACGGCCGGTTCATCCGCACGCTGTACGAGAAGAGCTGCGCCTACCGGGACCTGCGGCTCTCCGGCTACACCGGCACACCCACCCGCGACGACCTGGCCACCCTGCGGCTGCCCGACCTGATGCAGGCGTACGGCGAGGTGCTGTCCGGGCGCGGCCCGGTCAACCGGCCGCAGGACCCGCCGGGACTGTGA
- a CDS encoding uridine kinase family protein — MDDPKEAPAPTDLTRLGDTLRALPPSCGPVRLVAVDGHAGSGKSTFADRLSAALGGAPVLRLDDLASHEQLFDWTDRFAEQVTGPLSRGASARYAPYDWTARRFLPPRTLAPAPVILVEGVGAGRRALRPLLARLFWMDRDAQASWQRGMRRDGPEQSAFWDGWIRAETSHFAADPSVSFADALVRETPEGYVVSSGTDVTPGEHSGIT, encoded by the coding sequence ATGGACGACCCGAAGGAAGCGCCGGCCCCGACCGATCTGACCCGGTTGGGCGACACCCTGCGCGCCCTGCCGCCGTCCTGCGGTCCGGTGCGGCTCGTCGCGGTGGACGGGCACGCGGGGTCGGGGAAGAGCACCTTCGCCGACCGCCTCTCGGCCGCCCTCGGCGGCGCCCCTGTCCTGCGCCTGGACGACCTCGCCAGCCACGAACAGCTCTTCGACTGGACCGACCGGTTCGCCGAGCAGGTGACGGGCCCGCTCTCGCGGGGCGCGAGCGCGCGGTACGCGCCGTACGACTGGACCGCGCGCCGGTTCCTCCCCCCACGCACCCTGGCGCCCGCGCCGGTGATACTCGTCGAGGGGGTCGGTGCCGGGCGCCGGGCGCTGCGGCCGCTGCTCGCCCGTCTTTTCTGGATGGACCGGGACGCCCAGGCGTCCTGGCAGCGCGGCATGCGCCGGGACGGACCCGAGCAGTCCGCTTTCTGGGACGGCTGGATCAGGGCGGAGACAAGCCATTTCGCGGCCGATCCGTCCGTATCCTTCGCCGATGCCCTGGTACGGGAGACACCAGAGGGATATGTGGTGTCTTCGGGAACCGATGTGACACCAGGAGAGCACAGCGGCATCACGTAA
- a CDS encoding TetR/AcrR family transcriptional regulator → MSRSQQRGESARSQLRRSELIATGRKLFADTSYDALSMDDIAQHAGVAKGLIYYYFKNKRGYYLAIVEHSVGELVMLAASEPGLPRTERIQRTVEAYLRFAQENGAAYRTIINGGVGFDTQVQAIRDAVRTELVSTLAEGAYGHRDIPPIARLALLGWLSSVEWLTLEWLGHQEIELAVPRDLLVRMLRHTLNTIEEFAPECPAPPPDLAWRPYTGREAVPAEAAGAAEADPPGA, encoded by the coding sequence TTGAGTCGTTCTCAACAGCGTGGCGAATCCGCACGATCGCAACTGCGGCGCTCCGAACTGATCGCGACGGGGCGGAAGTTGTTCGCCGACACGTCGTACGACGCGCTGTCGATGGATGACATCGCCCAGCACGCCGGGGTGGCCAAGGGGCTGATCTACTACTACTTCAAGAACAAGCGCGGCTATTACCTGGCCATCGTCGAGCACTCCGTCGGCGAACTCGTGATGCTGGCGGCGAGCGAGCCGGGACTGCCGCGCACCGAGCGGATCCAGCGCACCGTCGAGGCCTACCTCCGCTTCGCGCAGGAGAACGGCGCCGCGTACCGCACCATCATCAACGGCGGTGTCGGCTTCGACACCCAGGTCCAGGCCATCCGCGACGCCGTGCGGACGGAACTGGTCTCGACCCTCGCCGAGGGCGCCTACGGCCACCGTGACATCCCGCCCATCGCCCGGCTCGCGCTGCTCGGCTGGCTCAGCAGTGTCGAGTGGCTCACGCTGGAATGGCTGGGTCACCAGGAGATCGAACTGGCCGTCCCGCGTGATCTGCTGGTGCGGATGCTGCGTCATACGCTCAACACCATCGAGGAGTTCGCGCCGGAGTGCCCCGCACCCCCGCCGGACCTCGCCTGGCGGCCGTACACCGGCCGTGAAGCGGTGCCGGCGGAGGCCGCAGGGGCCGCGGAGGCCGATCCGCCCGGTGCATGA
- a CDS encoding peptidase C39 family protein, with product MTTPTSRRTVLAAAIATVAAAATAASVPAASAAPSHSAGGGPGPRPRAKALVDNGFWTSYADWHAGAADGTRAVAAARPGLVLSTPAGRSDYADPHTGKTASWEYGTWTSPVHRSAVPATEVIASWNAETPAGTWLQVEFQGSYSDRTKTPWYVLGRWTSGDTDADIRRTSVDGQSDGRSSIWTDTFAVDDATTGLRVVSYQLRLTLYRKPGSGLTPTVHRLGAMASDIPDRFTVPASSPGLVRELPVPRLSQDIHAGQYPEYDGGGEAWCSPTSSAMIIQYWGRGPSAKDLAWVNPEYADPQVCHSARYTFDYQYDGCGNWPFNAAYAATYKDMSSAVTRLGSLGDVETLVGAGIPVITSQSFLEKELTGSGYGTSGHLMTVIGFTADGDVIANDPASPDDDAVRRVYRRHEWETIWLRTKRYNAAGDVVSGTGGVCYVYWPTNPTAAQRRALRKVGLL from the coding sequence ATGACCACGCCCACCTCCCGCAGAACCGTCCTCGCCGCCGCGATCGCCACGGTGGCCGCAGCCGCCACCGCCGCCTCCGTCCCCGCGGCCTCCGCCGCCCCCTCGCACAGCGCCGGCGGCGGCCCCGGCCCCCGCCCGCGCGCCAAGGCCCTCGTGGACAACGGATTCTGGACCTCGTACGCCGACTGGCACGCCGGCGCCGCCGACGGCACCCGCGCGGTGGCCGCCGCCCGGCCGGGTCTCGTGCTCTCCACCCCGGCGGGCCGCAGCGACTACGCGGACCCGCACACCGGGAAGACGGCCAGCTGGGAGTACGGCACCTGGACCTCGCCGGTGCACCGCTCGGCCGTGCCCGCGACGGAGGTGATCGCCTCCTGGAACGCCGAGACTCCGGCCGGCACCTGGCTCCAGGTGGAGTTCCAGGGCAGCTACTCCGACCGGACCAAGACCCCGTGGTACGTGCTGGGGCGCTGGACGTCCGGCGACACCGACGCCGACATCCGGCGCACCTCGGTCGACGGGCAGAGCGACGGCCGCAGCAGCATCTGGACCGACACCTTCGCCGTGGACGACGCGACGACGGGGCTGCGCGTCGTGTCGTACCAGCTGCGGCTGACCCTCTACCGCAAGCCCGGCAGCGGGCTCACCCCCACGGTCCACCGCCTCGGCGCGATGGCCTCGGACATCCCCGACCGGTTCACGGTCCCCGCCTCCAGCCCCGGGCTCGTCCGCGAGCTGCCGGTGCCGCGCCTCTCGCAGGACATCCACGCGGGGCAGTATCCGGAGTACGACGGCGGCGGTGAGGCGTGGTGCAGCCCCACCAGCTCGGCGATGATCATTCAGTACTGGGGCCGCGGCCCGTCCGCCAAGGACCTCGCCTGGGTCAATCCGGAGTACGCGGACCCCCAGGTCTGCCACTCGGCGCGCTACACGTTCGACTACCAGTACGACGGCTGTGGCAACTGGCCCTTCAACGCCGCCTACGCCGCCACGTACAAGGACATGAGCTCGGCCGTCACCCGGCTCGGCTCGCTCGGCGACGTCGAGACGCTGGTCGGCGCCGGTATCCCGGTCATAACGTCACAGTCGTTCCTGGAGAAGGAGCTGACCGGGTCGGGCTACGGCACGTCCGGCCATCTGATGACCGTCATCGGCTTCACGGCGGACGGCGACGTGATCGCGAACGACCCGGCGTCGCCGGACGACGACGCGGTGCGCAGGGTCTACCGCCGCCATGAGTGGGAGACGATCTGGCTCAGGACCAAGCGGTACAACGCGGCGGGAGACGTCGTCTCCGGCACCGGCGGTGTCTGTTACGTGTACTGGCCGACGAACCCGACGGCCGCGCAGCGCCGCGCGCTGCGCAAGGTCGGTCTGCTCTGA
- a CDS encoding hemolysin family protein, whose amino-acid sequence MTIPLLLLAAALLLILANGFFVAAEFGLVTVDRPDAERAAAAGDRRALTVVKALRELSFQLSGTQLGITITSLVVGMLAEPALASLLDGPLTATGLPEGAASGIAVVIGMLLASAVQMVIGELVPKNWAVSRPLQVARFVAGPQHVFTATFRPLISLLNTVANRLVRMLGVEPTDELDSARTPGELVSLARHSAQAGTLEQDTADLFVRTLSLGGLTAQHVMTPRVKVSALQSDATAADVLNLTRATGLSRFPVYRERIDEIVGMVHLKDALAVPETERLRTPAGRIAVPALLVPETLPVQQLLARLRSEQPIAVVVDEYGGTAGVVTLEDIIEELVGEVRDEHDAEGDGRPELAPAPSEDGSPAWEASGSARVPVLRRIGLDVPDGPYETLAGLVADLLGRIPAPGDRAELPGWRLSVRQVDRYRAERVRLVRIGDVAADARTENDDVRATAGSVR is encoded by the coding sequence ATGACCATCCCCCTTCTGCTGCTCGCCGCGGCACTCCTGCTGATCCTCGCCAACGGCTTCTTCGTGGCGGCGGAATTCGGCCTCGTCACCGTGGACCGGCCGGACGCCGAGCGTGCCGCCGCCGCCGGTGACCGGCGCGCCCTGACCGTCGTCAAGGCGCTGCGGGAACTCTCCTTCCAGCTCTCCGGCACCCAGCTGGGCATCACCATCACCTCGCTCGTCGTCGGCATGCTGGCCGAGCCCGCGCTCGCGAGCCTGCTCGACGGACCGCTCACGGCGACCGGGCTGCCCGAAGGGGCGGCGTCCGGGATCGCGGTGGTGATCGGCATGCTGCTCGCCTCCGCCGTGCAGATGGTGATCGGCGAGCTCGTACCCAAGAACTGGGCGGTCTCGCGACCGCTCCAGGTCGCCCGGTTCGTGGCCGGACCGCAGCATGTCTTCACCGCCACGTTCCGGCCGCTGATCTCCCTGCTCAACACGGTGGCCAACCGGCTCGTCCGGATGCTGGGCGTCGAGCCGACGGACGAGCTGGACTCGGCCCGTACGCCCGGCGAACTGGTCTCCCTGGCCCGCCACTCGGCCCAGGCGGGCACCCTCGAACAGGACACCGCCGACCTGTTCGTACGCACCCTCTCGCTCGGCGGGCTCACCGCCCAGCACGTGATGACCCCCCGGGTGAAGGTGAGCGCCCTGCAGTCCGACGCGACGGCGGCGGACGTCCTCAACCTCACCCGGGCCACCGGGCTCTCCCGCTTCCCCGTCTACCGCGAACGCATCGACGAGATCGTGGGCATGGTGCATCTCAAGGACGCGCTCGCCGTACCCGAGACCGAACGGCTGCGGACCCCGGCGGGCCGGATCGCGGTGCCCGCGCTGCTGGTGCCCGAGACACTGCCCGTGCAGCAGCTGCTCGCGCGGCTGCGCAGCGAGCAGCCGATAGCCGTCGTGGTCGACGAGTACGGCGGTACGGCCGGCGTCGTCACGCTGGAGGACATCATCGAGGAGCTGGTCGGCGAGGTGCGCGACGAGCACGACGCCGAGGGCGACGGGCGGCCCGAGCTGGCGCCCGCGCCGTCCGAGGACGGCAGCCCCGCCTGGGAGGCCTCCGGCAGCGCCCGGGTGCCCGTCCTGCGGCGGATCGGCCTCGACGTCCCCGACGGGCCGTACGAGACCCTGGCGGGCCTCGTCGCCGACCTGCTGGGCCGGATCCCCGCCCCCGGGGACCGCGCCGAGCTGCCCGGCTGGCGGCTGTCGGTACGCCAGGTCGACCGGTACCGCGCCGAGCGCGTCCGGCTGGTCCGTATCGGTGACGTGGCGGCCGACGCCCGTACCGAGAACGACGACGTACGCGCCACGGCGGGGAGTGTGCGATGA
- a CDS encoding PH domain-containing protein, translating into MSDQPGAPALPVTFRPTRTRVVLLSVGVVLFAVITAVSLLLDKVRPAERLSFIVTAALFCAVLAVLSRPKVVADETGVTVVNLTRTRRLAWAEILRVNLRQGDPWVFLDLSDGSSMPALGIQPGIARQHAIRDARALRALTESHGTGTETG; encoded by the coding sequence ATGAGCGACCAGCCGGGGGCGCCCGCCCTGCCCGTCACGTTCCGGCCGACCCGCACCCGGGTCGTGCTGCTGAGCGTCGGTGTCGTCCTGTTCGCCGTGATCACGGCCGTCTCGCTGCTCCTGGACAAGGTGCGCCCCGCGGAACGGCTGAGCTTCATCGTCACGGCCGCGCTGTTCTGCGCCGTGCTCGCCGTGCTCAGCCGGCCCAAGGTCGTCGCCGACGAGACCGGCGTCACTGTCGTGAATCTCACCCGCACCCGGCGCCTCGCCTGGGCCGAGATCCTGCGGGTCAATCTGCGCCAGGGCGACCCGTGGGTCTTCCTCGACCTCAGCGACGGCAGCAGCATGCCGGCGCTGGGGATCCAGCCCGGGATCGCCAGGCAGCACGCCATCAGGGACGCCCGCGCCCTGCGCGCGCTCACCGAATCGCACGGCACGGGAACAGAGACCGGCTGA
- a CDS encoding glycoside hydrolase family 18 protein — protein sequence MLRFPHIRPRARGRALLATACTAALGLALLSGAGSASAQVAPAGAAPAAAPAAAAAPAAAGNKVVGYFTDWGVYERNYHVKNIETSGSADKLTHINYAFGNVTGGKCAIGDAYADYQKTYTADQSVDGTADTWDQPVAGSFNQLRELKKLHPGLKVLWSFGGWSWSGGFGEAAKNPAAFAQSCHDLVEDPRWADVFDGIDIDWEYPNACGLSCDTSGPDAFKNVASALRGAFGSDLVTAAITADGSDGGKIDATDYAGAAQYLDWYNPMTYDFFGAFSAQGPTAPHSPLTSYEGIPTEGFNSDAAITKLKGLGIPSEKLLLGIGFYGRGWTGVTQKEPGGTATGAAPGTYEPGIEDYKVLKDRCPANGTVAGTAYAFCGNEWWSYDTPETIAGKLQYESQQGLGGTFLWELSGDTANGELINAIG from the coding sequence GTGCTGAGATTCCCCCACATCCGCCCCCGCGCCCGGGGCCGGGCGCTGCTGGCCACCGCGTGTACCGCCGCGCTCGGCCTGGCCCTGCTCTCCGGAGCGGGCAGCGCGTCCGCGCAGGTCGCGCCCGCCGGCGCCGCCCCCGCCGCCGCACCGGCTGCGGCGGCCGCGCCCGCAGCCGCCGGCAACAAGGTGGTCGGTTACTTCACCGACTGGGGCGTGTACGAGCGGAATTACCACGTCAAGAACATCGAGACGTCGGGCTCCGCCGACAAGCTCACCCACATCAACTACGCGTTCGGCAACGTGACCGGCGGCAAGTGCGCCATCGGTGACGCCTACGCCGACTACCAGAAGACGTACACCGCCGACCAGAGCGTGGACGGCACGGCCGACACCTGGGACCAGCCGGTGGCCGGCAGCTTCAACCAGCTGCGCGAGCTGAAGAAGCTGCACCCCGGGCTCAAGGTCCTCTGGTCCTTCGGCGGCTGGTCCTGGTCCGGCGGCTTCGGTGAGGCAGCCAAGAACCCGGCCGCCTTCGCCCAGTCCTGCCACGACCTGGTCGAGGACCCGCGCTGGGCCGATGTCTTCGACGGCATCGACATCGACTGGGAGTACCCCAACGCCTGCGGGCTGAGCTGCGACACCAGCGGTCCCGATGCGTTCAAGAACGTCGCGTCGGCGCTGCGCGGCGCCTTCGGCTCCGACCTCGTGACGGCCGCCATCACCGCCGACGGTTCGGACGGCGGCAAGATCGACGCCACCGACTACGCGGGCGCGGCCCAGTACCTCGACTGGTACAACCCGATGACGTACGACTTCTTCGGCGCCTTCAGCGCGCAGGGCCCGACCGCCCCGCACTCGCCGCTCACGTCGTACGAGGGCATCCCGACCGAGGGCTTCAACTCGGACGCCGCTATCACGAAGCTCAAGGGCCTCGGCATCCCGTCGGAGAAGCTGCTGCTCGGCATCGGTTTCTACGGCCGCGGCTGGACCGGGGTCACCCAGAAGGAGCCGGGCGGCACGGCGACGGGCGCGGCGCCCGGCACGTACGAGCCCGGTATCGAGGACTACAAGGTCCTCAAGGACAGGTGCCCGGCCAACGGCACGGTCGCCGGTACCGCTTACGCCTTCTGCGGCAACGAGTGGTGGAGCTACGACACGCCCGAGACCATCGCGGGCAAGCTGCAGTACGAGAGCCAGCAGGGCCTGGGGGGCACGTTCCTCTGGGAGCTCAGCGGGGACACCGCCAACGGCGAGCTGATCAACGCCATCGGCTGA
- a CDS encoding hemolysin family protein, with the protein MSALQLLFAVLLVLANGFFVGAEFALVSVRRSQIEPHAARGSARARQVLHGLEHLPQMMAAAQFGITICSLTLGAVAEPTVARMLEPLFHAARLPDGVVHPLGYVIALALVVSLHLVIGEMVPKNLAMAAPEKTALWLSPGLVGFARLCRPVTAALGACARLVLRAFRVEPRDEVEAVFTSEQLNRLVEDSGQAGLLEPEAQERLEDALELGSRPVTDVLLTRAGLITVTPAVTPREIEELTVRTGYSRFPVCAEGNGAFMGYLHVKDVLDLEERERAVPQHVWRPMATLRAELPLDDALTVMRRAATHLAQVADGSGRVLGLVALEDVLEMLVGEVRDPSHRDGEPQQAVVSEQRADQPGQRADQSEQVLAG; encoded by the coding sequence ATGAGCGCCCTGCAACTCCTCTTCGCCGTGCTGCTGGTCCTCGCCAACGGGTTCTTCGTGGGGGCCGAGTTCGCTCTCGTCTCGGTGCGCCGCAGCCAGATCGAGCCGCACGCGGCCCGTGGCTCGGCGCGTGCCCGGCAGGTGCTGCACGGGCTGGAACATCTGCCGCAGATGATGGCGGCGGCCCAGTTCGGCATCACGATCTGCTCCCTGACGCTCGGCGCCGTCGCCGAGCCGACGGTGGCGCGGATGCTGGAGCCGCTGTTCCACGCGGCCCGGCTGCCGGACGGTGTGGTGCACCCGCTGGGCTATGTCATCGCGCTGGCCCTGGTGGTCTCGCTGCATCTGGTCATCGGTGAGATGGTCCCCAAGAACCTCGCCATGGCGGCCCCCGAGAAGACCGCGCTGTGGCTCAGCCCCGGCCTGGTCGGCTTCGCCCGGCTCTGCCGTCCCGTCACCGCCGCGCTGGGCGCCTGCGCCCGGCTGGTGCTGCGGGCCTTCCGGGTCGAGCCGAGGGACGAGGTGGAGGCCGTCTTCACCAGCGAGCAGCTCAACCGGCTCGTCGAGGACTCGGGCCAGGCGGGACTGCTCGAACCTGAGGCGCAGGAACGCCTGGAGGACGCCCTGGAGCTGGGCAGCAGGCCCGTCACCGATGTGCTGCTCACCCGGGCGGGACTGATCACGGTCACCCCCGCGGTCACGCCACGGGAGATCGAGGAGCTGACGGTACGCACCGGCTACTCGCGCTTCCCGGTGTGCGCCGAGGGCAACGGCGCCTTCATGGGCTATCTGCACGTGAAGGACGTCCTGGACCTGGAGGAGCGGGAGCGCGCCGTGCCGCAGCACGTCTGGCGGCCGATGGCGACGCTGCGGGCCGAACTGCCGCTGGACGACGCCCTGACGGTGATGCGCCGCGCCGCCACGCACCTCGCGCAGGTCGCGGACGGCTCGGGCCGGGTGCTCGGCCTGGTCGCCCTGGAGGACGTCCTGGAGATGCTGGTCGGTGAGGTGCGCGACCCGTCGCACCGGGACGGCGAGCCGCAGCAGGCCGTCGTCAGCGAGCAGCGTGCCGACCAGCCCGGGCAGCGCGCCGACCAGAGCGAGCAGGTGCTGGCCGGCTGA
- a CDS encoding acyl-CoA dehydrogenase family protein — protein sequence MSDRAPQPVDRQLPTEESRDLVTLTREIVQREIAPTAADEEEAGHFPRQLFTLLSESGLLGLPYDSAHGGGDQPYEVYLQVLEELAAARLTVGLGVSVHSLACHALANYGSKEQQSEHLPAMLGGGLLGAYCLSEPASGSDAASLRTKAVRDGDDWVITGTKAWITHGGIADFYTVLARTGGDGARGITAFLVPGDAAGLEAALPEKKMGMKGSPTAQLHFDGVRVADSRRIGDEGQGFAIALSALDSGRLGIAAAAVGLAQAALDEAVQYATGREQFGRPIADFQGLRFLLADMATRVEAGRSLYLSAARLRDMGRPFSQQAAMAKLFCTDTAMQVTTDAVQVLGGYGYTTDFPVERYMREAKVMQIVEGTNQIQRMVIARHLVGPETH from the coding sequence ATGTCCGACCGCGCACCGCAGCCGGTGGATCGTCAGTTGCCCACCGAGGAGTCCCGCGACCTCGTCACGCTGACCCGCGAGATTGTCCAGCGCGAGATCGCGCCCACGGCGGCCGACGAGGAGGAAGCCGGCCACTTCCCACGCCAACTCTTCACCCTGCTCTCCGAATCGGGACTGCTGGGCCTGCCCTACGACTCCGCCCACGGCGGCGGGGACCAGCCCTACGAGGTCTACCTCCAGGTACTCGAAGAACTCGCCGCCGCCCGGCTCACCGTCGGCCTCGGCGTCAGCGTGCACTCCCTCGCCTGCCACGCCCTCGCCAACTACGGCAGCAAGGAGCAGCAGAGCGAGCATCTGCCCGCGATGCTCGGCGGCGGCCTGCTGGGCGCGTACTGCCTCTCCGAGCCCGCCTCGGGCTCCGACGCGGCCTCGCTGCGCACCAAGGCCGTGCGCGACGGCGACGACTGGGTCATCACCGGCACCAAGGCGTGGATCACCCACGGCGGGATCGCCGACTTCTACACCGTGCTCGCCCGCACCGGCGGCGACGGCGCCCGGGGCATCACGGCCTTCCTGGTGCCGGGCGACGCGGCGGGGCTCGAAGCCGCCCTACCCGAGAAGAAGATGGGGATGAAGGGCTCGCCCACCGCCCAACTCCACTTCGACGGCGTACGGGTGGCCGACAGCCGCCGGATCGGCGACGAGGGCCAGGGATTCGCGATCGCGCTGTCCGCCCTCGACTCGGGCCGGCTCGGCATCGCGGCCGCCGCCGTCGGACTCGCCCAGGCGGCGCTGGACGAGGCCGTCCAATACGCCACGGGGCGTGAGCAGTTCGGCAGACCGATCGCCGACTTCCAGGGGCTGCGCTTCCTGCTCGCCGACATGGCGACCCGCGTCGAGGCCGGACGCTCGCTCTACCTCTCCGCCGCCCGGCTGCGGGACATGGGCCGGCCGTTCTCCCAACAGGCCGCCATGGCCAAGCTGTTCTGCACGGACACGGCGATGCAGGTCACCACGGACGCGGTGCAGGTGCTCGGCGGCTACGGCTACACCACCGACTTCCCGGTGGAGCGCTACATGCGCGAGGCCAAGGTGATGCAGATCGTCGAGGGCACCAACCAGATCCAGCGCATGGTGATCGCCCGTCATCTGGTGGGGCCCGAGACACACTGA